From Cotesia glomerata isolate CgM1 linkage group LG2, MPM_Cglom_v2.3, whole genome shotgun sequence, a single genomic window includes:
- the LOC123259166 gene encoding circadian locomoter output cycles protein kaput: MASYVTMSSTGQSDETMDDDIDDKDDTKRKSRNLSEKKRRDQFNMLVNELGSMVSTNTRKMDKSTVLKSTISFLKNHNESSVRSRVHEIQEDWKPSFLSNEEFTHLILEALDGFIMIFSSNGRIYYASESVTSLLGYLPSELANSTIYEITYEEDQSLLYNVLLNPSPIIDHQQIKEEHQVSFTCHIKRGNLNLQEEPTYELIRFVGYFRSSSDIESLLPSSRYSTNPSDSKVIFIGTGRLLTPHLIQYMSLIDNTKLEFTSRHSLEWKFLFLDHRAPPIIGYLPFEVLGTSGYDYYHVDDLDKVVSCHESLMQKGEGTSCHYRFLTKGQQWIWLQTRFYIDYNQWNSKPEFIACTHKVVSYAEVLKQLKKLKDLPSQEAAESTTAPIIAPSTRQTRSTWSPKSGRNKISQNIYRGTESDTTSLSVGSQSSRQSVSTSHSPKTKIPLTAKITLLNDQGSGMVSGQGPGPGPGPGPGQGQRKQAPGIGVNSVNSGRQGVELRREDMSNNYIEPHYVEPMISVLPTTSFVTPAPVTVTLPSAMIVDPQSINSTISQNQMQTELQRKHEELQQLIVHQQEELRRVSEQLLIARYGILSPLINVSVSAYNAVGGVGSVNVSGGSCQVEEERTEDTGVLDVSMNVLPVPVSVPVPILPMTTFPHSPAVIPVAPIVIPSQVPEAAGRPFIGQQKTQRQEGIPQTQTQGLTDTEMMNFSIQPDIIYNNVEPRSSHRSMINQ, translated from the exons ATGGCTAGTTATGTCACTATGAGTTCAACAGGACAATCAGA tgaAACTATGGACGATGATATTGATGACAAAGATGACACAAAGAG aaaatcaAGAAATTTAAGTGAGAAAAAAAGACGAGATCAATTTAATATGCTGGTCAATGAGTTGGGCAGTATGGTCAGTACCAACACACGTAAAATGGATAAATCCACGGTATTAAAATCGACAAtatcgtttttaaaaaatcataatg agTCATCAGTACGATCTCGCGTCCACGAGATCCAAGAAGACTGGAAACCGTCCTTCCTTTCCAACGAAGAATTCACGCATCTAATCCTCGAAGCTTTGGACGGTTTTATAATGATCTTCTCCTCAAATGGTCGCATTTATTACGCATCTGAGAGCGTGACTTCCCTATTGGGCTACCTTCCCAGCGAGCTGGCCAACTCGACAATCTACGAGATAACTTACGAAGAAGACCAATCTCTTCTTTACAACGTCCTCCTCAACCCCAGTCCAATTATAGACCACCAACAAATCAAAGAAGAGCACCAAGTCTCCTTCACTTGCCACATAAAACGTGGTAACCTCAATCTCCAAGAAGAACCTACCTACGAACTGATCCGCTTCGTCGGATACTTTCGTTCCAGCTCTGACATCGAGTCTCTTTTGCCCAGCAGCCGTTATTCCACAAACCCCAGCGACTCTAAAGTAATTTTCATTGGCACTGGTCGCCTCCTAACTCCCCATCTAATCCAATATATGTCATTAATCGACAACACCAAGCTAGAGTTCACTTCTCGTCACAGTTTGGAGTGGAAATTTCTCTTCCTGGACCACCGAGCGCCTCCAATAATCGGGTACTTACCTTTTGAGGTTCTTGGAACTTCTGGATACGATTACTACCACGTAGACGACCTGGACAAAGTTGTCTCTTGCCACGAATCTCTGATGCAAAAAGGCGAAGGGACTTCTTGCCACTACAGATTTCTCACCAAAGGACAACAATGGATCTGGCTTCAAACGCGATTTTATATTGATTACAACCAATGGAATTCTAAACCGGAATTCATCGCTTGCACTCACAAAGTCGTCAGCTACGCTGAAGTTTTGAAGCAGTTGAAGAAACTGAAGGATCTTCCGAGCCAAGAAGCTGCTGAGTCGACAACTGCACCAATTATTGCACCCTCTACAAGACAAACAAGATCAACTTGGTCTCCAAAATctggaagaaataaaatttcacagAATATTTATAGAGGGACTGAATCAGATACTACTTCTCTGTCTGTTGGGTCTCAGAGTTCTAGACAATCGGTTTCGACGTCTCATAGCCCGAAAACTAAAATTCCACTTACTGCTAAGATTACGCTGCTTAATGATCAAGGATCTGGAATGGTTAGTGGACAAGGACCTGGACCTGGACCAGGACCTGGACCTGGTCAAGGACAAAGAAAGCAAGCTCCTGGAATTGGAGTTAATTCTGTTAACTCTGGAAGGCAAGGCGTAGAATTAAGAAGAGAAGACATGAgcaataattatattgaaccTCATTATGTGGAACCGATGATTTCTGTGCTACCTACGACGAGTTTCGTAACACCGGCGCCGGTAACAGTGACTTTACCCAGCGCGATGATAGTCGACCCTCAGTCAATAAATTCGACGATATCGCAGAATCAAATGCAGACAGAGTTGCAGAGGAAACATGAAGAGCTTCAGCAGCTGATAGTACATCAGCAGGAAGAACTGAGGCGAGTTTCCGAGCAATTGTTGATCGCTAGATACGGAATTTTGTCCCCGTTGATCAATGTTAGTGTATCGGCTTACAACGCGGTCGGTGGGGTAGGGAGTGTTAATGTGAGTGGTGGTTCTTGTCAAGTTGAAGAAGAAAGAACTGAGGATACTGGTGTTCTCGATGTGAGCATGAATGTTCTTCCGGTACCGGTTAGTGTACCAGTTCCTATTCTACCGATGACGACTTTTCCCCACTCACCGGCAGTGATACCCGTCGCGCCGATTGTTATTCCCTCCCAGGTACCAGAAGCAGCAGGTAGGCCCTTTATTGGTCAACAAAAAACGCAAAGACAAGAAGGAATCCCTCAAACGCAAACTCAAGGCCTGACTGATACTGAAATGATGAATTTTTCGATTCAGCcggatattatttataataatgttgAGCCGAGAAGTTCTCATAGGTCTATGATTaatcaatga